The segment TCCGGGATCCCGGTCGTGAAGCATGGCAACAAGGCCGCCAGCTCGTCCTCGGGATCCTCCGACGTGCTCTCCGCCCTGGGTATCGATCTCACCCTCGACCCCGCGGCCGTGGCCGAGAGCCTCTCCCGCGCGGGCATCACTTTCGCCTTCGCCACGGCATTCCACCCGGGATTCCGGCATGCGGGTCCGGCGCGCAGGGAGCTCGGCGTTCCGACGGTGTTCAATTTCCTCGGGCCGCTGTGCAACCCCGCCCGCGCCGAGGCGAACGCCGTGGGCGTGGCGAACCTCGACCGCGTCCCTCTCATCACCGGCGTCTTCCGCACGAGAGGCGCGACCGCGCTGGTCTTCCGCGGCGACGACGGACTGGATGAGCTCACCACGACCGGTCACAGCAGGTTGTGGGAGATCAGCCTCGGCGACGTGCACGAGCACGATCTCGACCCGCGCGACCTCGGCATCCCGCTCGCAGACATCGATGACCTGCTGGGTGGACAGCCTGAGGAGAACGCCGCGGTCGTCCGCCGCGTGTTCGACGGCGAGAGCGGCCCGGTCCGCGACATCGTGCTGCTCAACGCCGCCGCCGGCATCGTCGCCTACCGGCTCTTCCGTGATCCCGGCCAGGCGGGCCGCCCGATCCTGGAGCGGCTCGCCGAGGCCCGGGATGACGCTGCCACGGCCGTCGACGACGGTGCGGCCGCCCGCAAGCTCGACGACTGGGTCGCCACCTCGCAGGCGCTCGCGGGGGCATGAACCCGCACGATGCGCTGACCGAGATCGCGCGACTTCTCGAGCGCGAGCGGTCGTCGCGGTACAAGTCCAAGGCTTTCCGGGCCGCTGCGGACGCCATCGCCGACCTCGACGACGCCCAGCTGCGCGACACCGCCTCGCTGAAGCGGCGGAAGGGCATCGGCGATTCGACCTTCGCCGTGATCCAGGAGGCCCTTGCGGGCCGGGTTCCGCAGTATCTGACGGATCTGCGCGCCAAGGCCGGGGGAGAGCGGATGTCGGCGCTGCGGCCCCTGCTTCGGGGAGACCTCCACGCACACAGCGAATGGTCGGACGGACTCACGTCGATCGACCTGATGGTCGCCGCCGCGAACGACCTCGGACACGAGTACTTCGCGCTGACCGATCATTCCCCGCGTCTGCGCGTGGCGAACGGCCTGTCGGCTGAACGACTGCGCGAACAGCTGGCGGTCATCCGGTCGCTTCCTCCCGGCGGTGTCACCGTCCTCACCGGCATCGAGGTCGACATCCTCGACGACGGCGGTCTCGACCAGGAAGCCGACCTGCTCCGCGAGCTCGACGTGGTCGTCGCGTCGGTGCATTCCCATCTGCGCATGGAGCGCGCCGCCATGACAAGGCGCATGGTCGCGGCGGTCTCGAGCGGCCGCGTCGATGTGCTCGGGCACGTCACCGGGCGGCTGGTCGAAGGATCGCGCGGGACGCGCCCGCCATCGGAGTTCGACGCGCGCGCCGTCTTCGATGCCTGCGCGGCGCACCGGGTCGCGGTGGAGATCAACTCCCGCCCCGAACGCCAGGATCCGCCCGACGACCTCATCGCGGTCGCCCTCGACGCCGGCTGTCTGTTCTCCATCGACTCCGATGCCCACGCACCCGGGCAGCTGTCGCTCCTGGACTACGGTGCCGAACGCGCCGAGAAGGCCGGAGTCCCCGCCGAGCGGATCGTCACCACCTGGTCGCGGGAGAAGCTCCGGGAGTGGACGGGCTCCCGGCGGTGAGGCGCTCGTTCCCCTGGTTCGTCATCGCCGGCGTCCTCACCGCCTCGCTGAGCCTGCGCGGACCCATCGTCTCGCCGACGCCGGTGCTGCGCGACATCGAGTCGGACCTGGGCATCACCGGCGCGACCGCCGGCCTCCTCACCACCGCGCCCGTGCTCATGTTCGCGCTTCTCACCCCGCTCGCCGCCGTCTTCGTCCGCCGCACCGGTGCGGAGATGGCCCTCCTCGTCTCGCTGTCGGGCGTGCTGTTGGGCACGGTGATCCGCGCTGTGCCGGACTTCGGGTTCATGCTGGCCGGGATGGTCGTCATCGGAGCCTCCATCACGATCGGCAATGTCGTGATCCCCGTGATCATCCGGCGCGACGTGCCGCCCGAGCGGGTCGCGGTCGTCACCGCGGGGTACGCGGCGACCATGAACGTCGGCTCGCTTCTGACGTCATCGCTCACCGCGCCCCTGGCATCCCTCATCGGCTGGCCGTGGGCGCTGCTGTCGTGGTCGCTGATCACGATCGCCGGCATCGTGCTCTGGGGTATGCATCTCGCGCGGTCACGGCGTCAGGGCGAAGACGCGCTGCGCTACTCCGGAGACGTCGCGCCTCAGCGTCACGGTCACGGCCCGGCATCCGCTCTCGACATCGACCCGGCCACGATCACGGGCCCGCTGCCGATCGTCGCCTCGCGGCGCGAGGAGAGGTCGATGATGCGCCGGCCGGTCACATGGCTGCTCGTGGCGTCTTTCGGGCTCCAGAGCTTCCTCTACTACGGCCTGTCGACCTGGATGCCCGCCATCGCCTCCGACGAGCTCGGGGTCGGGCCCGACACGGCAGGCGTGCTCGCGTCGATCTACCAGGGTGCCGGGATCCTGGGAGCGTTCGTTGTTCCCTTCCTCGCCCGGTGGACGCCACGGCTGGTGCCACCCGTGGTCATCTGCGTGTCGTGGGTCGTGCTCGGTGTCGGACTGCTCGCCGCTCCTGATCTGCTGGGTCTGTGGCTCGCGATCGGGGCGATCGGGCATGCGGGAGGGTTCGTCGTGATCTTCTCGGTGCTCGTCGCCGTGGCGCGCAGCGACAGTGAAGCGGCGGGCCTCTCGGCCTTCGTGCAGGGTGGAGGATACGTCGTCGCCGCGGCGGGTGGACCCCTGTTCGGTCTGCTGCACGACCTCACCGGCAGCTGGACGCCCGCGCTCGTGCTCGTCCTCGCTCTCGTCGGGGTCTATTCCGCGGTGCTGATCGGAGCTAGCGTCGCCTCCATGCGGAGCGGACCGCGGGGAGCGGCGAAGGGGGGACGAGGATGACGCGGCATCGGCGCCTCGGTGAAAGGGCCGGCCTCGCGATCGTCCTCGGGTGCGCGCTCTCGGTCGTCGCAGGATGTGCCGTCGGGGGAATGCAGGACTCGGGTGAATCGAGGGCGGGAAGTCCGACGCCGACGGCGGCCTGCCCGGCCGTCCCGGGAGTCGAGCTGCCACCCGAGTGCGCTCCCTACGACCCCGACGCCGCAATGGCCGCCAACGACGGCTACCGGGAGCGCATACCGTTGTCGGACGAGGCTGTCGCAGCGAACCGCGAGCTCCTTCCGAAGGTGGTCGTGGCGTTGGACTCGCTGCGAAGCGACGGGGCGGTCACCCCGGAGTCGGTCGTCGGGACGCTTCAGGACGCGGGGCTGACGGACGTGCAGACGCGAGGAGATCCGGAC is part of the Microbacterium sp. ET2 genome and harbors:
- the trpD gene encoding anthranilate phosphoribosyltransferase gives rise to the protein MAELSSWPGVLSSLLDRRDLSVSESTWAMRQIMTGDATPAQIGGFLTALRAKGETVDEIVGFRDAILEAAVPLDVPADVLDIVGTGGDRFGTVNVSTMAAVVAAASGIPVVKHGNKAASSSSGSSDVLSALGIDLTLDPAAVAESLSRAGITFAFATAFHPGFRHAGPARRELGVPTVFNFLGPLCNPARAEANAVGVANLDRVPLITGVFRTRGATALVFRGDDGLDELTTTGHSRLWEISLGDVHEHDLDPRDLGIPLADIDDLLGGQPEENAAVVRRVFDGESGPVRDIVLLNAAAGIVAYRLFRDPGQAGRPILERLAEARDDAATAVDDGAAARKLDDWVATSQALAGA
- a CDS encoding CynX/NimT family MFS transporter, with translation MDGLPAVRRSFPWFVIAGVLTASLSLRGPIVSPTPVLRDIESDLGITGATAGLLTTAPVLMFALLTPLAAVFVRRTGAEMALLVSLSGVLLGTVIRAVPDFGFMLAGMVVIGASITIGNVVIPVIIRRDVPPERVAVVTAGYAATMNVGSLLTSSLTAPLASLIGWPWALLSWSLITIAGIVLWGMHLARSRRQGEDALRYSGDVAPQRHGHGPASALDIDPATITGPLPIVASRREERSMMRRPVTWLLVASFGLQSFLYYGLSTWMPAIASDELGVGPDTAGVLASIYQGAGILGAFVVPFLARWTPRLVPPVVICVSWVVLGVGLLAAPDLLGLWLAIGAIGHAGGFVVIFSVLVAVARSDSEAAGLSAFVQGGGYVVAAAGGPLFGLLHDLTGSWTPALVLVLALVGVYSAVLIGASVASMRSGPRGAAKGGRG
- a CDS encoding PHP domain-containing protein, whose protein sequence is MNPHDALTEIARLLERERSSRYKSKAFRAAADAIADLDDAQLRDTASLKRRKGIGDSTFAVIQEALAGRVPQYLTDLRAKAGGERMSALRPLLRGDLHAHSEWSDGLTSIDLMVAAANDLGHEYFALTDHSPRLRVANGLSAERLREQLAVIRSLPPGGVTVLTGIEVDILDDGGLDQEADLLRELDVVVASVHSHLRMERAAMTRRMVAAVSSGRVDVLGHVTGRLVEGSRGTRPPSEFDARAVFDACAAHRVAVEINSRPERQDPPDDLIAVALDAGCLFSIDSDAHAPGQLSLLDYGAERAEKAGVPAERIVTTWSREKLREWTGSRR